From the Nitrospirota bacterium genome, the window ATGAGGCTTGCCATGAGATACGCTTTGGCTTCCACCCTATTGGAGTTCTTGATTTAAGAAAAGGGAAGGTCAGACCCAAAGTAAGAAAAGTGTAACCCATGTCCATAGGTTAAAATGTAACCCATGTGAATGTTGAACAAAGCTCATGGAAGAACAGTCTTTAGCTTAAAATCAGGCTCTATAAATTTATCCTTTCTTTTTATAAGAAGCCACTCTTTGCCTGACATCTTAAAAAGCACAAATCCACCTTTGAGCTTTTTCCCATTCAATGTAAATTCAAGCCTTCCGTCTTCAACACATCCTCCATGGAGGATGAAACTTCCCTTATCCCAGATTACGACCCTGCCTGCACCATATTGACCTTCGGGAATTATACCCTCGAATGAGCCATAATCAAGCTCATGGTCTTGAACTGCTATTGCAAGCCTTTTATCGGCTGGATTCATCGAAGGACCTTTTGGCACAGCCCATGACTTGAGCACGCCTGCCATTTCCAATCTAAGGTCAAAATGAAGATGTCTTGCATGATGCTCATGAACAACGAATCGTGGCATTACTTCTCCTTCACTATCTTCATGGCAACGAGTATAACAGTGCCTATGAGAAAAAGTATGCCTCCTATGAGTGCTAAAAGTGCGCCGGGCTCTCTACTTACCTCTA encodes:
- a CDS encoding 3'-phosphoesterase — its product is MPRFVVHEHHARHLHFDLRLEMAGVLKSWAVPKGPSMNPADKRLAIAVQDHELDYGSFEGIIPEGQYGAGRVVIWDKGSFILHGGCVEDGRLEFTLNGKKLKGGFVLFKMSGKEWLLIKRKDKFIEPDFKLKTVLP